A genome region from Pseudanabaena sp. Chao 1811 includes the following:
- a CDS encoding RrF2 family transcriptional regulator → MKLTRKGHYSVKAMLDLVVWAKRKPASVKEISDRQSIPAPYLEKILIALRQADLVESVRGVQGGYKLKRSPKDISLGEILSAVGEDTHPLPRLKPQEKLASDWVTFALWQRLDRKLKDALYGICLEDLYYDARSWQASQGQSAGFIV, encoded by the coding sequence ATGAAACTAACCAGAAAAGGTCATTACAGTGTGAAGGCGATGCTCGATCTGGTGGTTTGGGCAAAGCGTAAGCCTGCATCTGTAAAAGAAATTAGCGATCGCCAATCAATACCTGCTCCATATTTAGAAAAAATTTTAATAGCCTTGCGCCAAGCGGATTTAGTGGAGTCCGTGCGGGGCGTACAGGGGGGATATAAGCTGAAGCGATCGCCTAAAGATATCTCTCTCGGTGAAATATTATCTGCTGTTGGTGAAGATACCCATCCCTTACCCAGATTAAAGCCACAGGAAAAACTAGCCTCCGATTGGGTCACATTTGCGCTCTGGCAAAGACTTGATCGCAAGCTTAAGGATGCACTCTATGGAATTTGTTTAGAAGATTTATATTACGATGCCCGCAGTTGGCAAGCCTCCCAAGGACAAAGTGCTGGATTTATAGTTTAG
- the ribH gene encoding 6,7-dimethyl-8-ribityllumazine synthase — MAVFEGSFTNTDSLRFAIVVARFNDLIVGKLLQGCQDSLLRHGVDVSENGSQVDYAWVPGSLEISMVAKELAVSGRYDAIICLGAVIRGDTPHFDYVSNEVSKGVAAASFQTGVPIIFGVLTTDTMQQALERAGIKSNKGWEFGMGAIEMANLMRQIRSKSA, encoded by the coding sequence ATGGCAGTTTTTGAAGGTAGCTTTACCAATACTGATAGTTTGCGTTTTGCAATCGTGGTTGCTCGGTTTAATGACCTGATCGTTGGTAAGCTCCTCCAAGGATGTCAAGACTCACTATTGCGCCATGGCGTTGATGTTTCTGAAAATGGCAGTCAAGTTGACTACGCATGGGTTCCGGGTAGTTTGGAAATATCCATGGTGGCAAAGGAATTAGCCGTTTCAGGACGTTATGATGCGATTATTTGCTTGGGTGCGGTGATTCGTGGCGATACACCACACTTTGACTATGTATCCAATGAAGTTTCTAAGGGTGTTGCTGCCGCGTCTTTTCAAACAGGTGTACCAATCATTTTCGGGGTATTGACTACTGACACGATGCAGCAAGCTCTCGAACGCGCTGGCATCAAGAGCAATAAGGGTTGGGAGTTTGGCATGGGTGCGATCGAAATGGCAAACCTCATGCGCCAAATTCGCAGTAAATCTGCTTAA
- the psbZ gene encoding photosystem II reaction center protein PsbZ: protein MTILFQLLLAAFVLFSFVLVIGVPVAYASPSSWNQTKPLLFLGSLIWVAFVIVIGILNSFVA, encoded by the coding sequence ATGACTATTTTATTTCAGCTTTTATTAGCTGCATTTGTGCTGTTTTCCTTCGTTTTGGTGATTGGCGTACCCGTCGCATACGCATCTCCTAGCTCTTGGAATCAAACCAAGCCCCTCTTGTTTCTTGGCTCCCTAATTTGGGTAGCTTTTGTCATCGTCATCGGCATCTTAAATTCTTTTGTAGCTTAA
- a CDS encoding histidine phosphatase family protein, translating to MSTRVVIVRHGESNFNILSKIQGRGNYDRPELQSVLTDKGKHQAKLAGKALANLGIDAAYASPLVRAQHTAQIILSENCQPPALNTTEGLLEIDLTEWESMIASDVKEQFPEKYHLWQNEPEKFQLGDRYPILDLFEQAKALWAEILPKHQDKTILLVGHSGINRALICSAIGIPISLYHNIQQVNCAISVLNFQGTSISDGVQLESLNLASHLEDITESPLPPLKKNHNGPRLLLVRHGETEWNRQKRFQGQIDVPLNNNGHAQARRASEFLAKVKIDKAFSSPMLRPKDTALEILSKHPNIKLELFDELKEISHGLWEGKFEHEIEAEFAGQLALWQSQPETVQMPEGENLQQVWDRVEVIWQKIVESVPAGETALVVAHDAVNKAILCLLFGFTPEQFWIFKQGNGGVSVIDYPQGAQGKPVLQSCNITTHLSEGILDRTAAGAL from the coding sequence CTGAGTACGCGAGTAGTTATCGTCCGTCACGGCGAAAGTAATTTCAATATCCTGAGCAAAATCCAAGGACGGGGCAATTACGATCGCCCAGAATTGCAGTCCGTATTAACTGACAAAGGTAAACATCAAGCTAAACTCGCAGGAAAAGCTTTAGCCAACTTAGGTATCGATGCCGCCTATGCTAGCCCTCTAGTTCGCGCTCAGCATACTGCTCAGATTATTTTGTCCGAAAATTGTCAACCACCAGCATTAAATACTACTGAGGGATTGCTCGAAATCGACCTCACTGAGTGGGAGTCGATGATCGCGAGTGATGTCAAAGAGCAATTTCCTGAAAAATATCATCTTTGGCAAAATGAGCCAGAAAAATTTCAACTAGGCGATCGCTATCCAATTCTTGATCTTTTCGAGCAAGCTAAGGCTCTATGGGCAGAAATCTTGCCTAAGCATCAAGACAAAACTATTTTACTAGTGGGACATAGTGGTATTAATCGGGCGCTAATTTGCTCAGCGATCGGTATCCCCATTAGCCTGTATCACAATATCCAGCAAGTGAATTGCGCCATTAGCGTCCTCAATTTTCAAGGCACAAGTATTAGTGATGGCGTGCAACTAGAGTCTCTCAACCTTGCGAGTCACCTTGAAGACATTACTGAATCACCATTGCCCCCCCTCAAGAAAAACCACAATGGGCCCCGTCTATTGCTAGTACGCCACGGTGAAACCGAGTGGAATCGCCAAAAACGATTCCAAGGGCAAATTGATGTTCCCCTCAATAACAATGGTCATGCTCAGGCAAGACGCGCTAGTGAGTTTCTCGCCAAAGTCAAAATCGACAAGGCTTTCAGCAGTCCCATGCTCCGTCCCAAGGATACAGCACTAGAAATTTTAAGCAAGCATCCCAATATCAAACTTGAGCTATTTGATGAACTCAAAGAAATTTCCCACGGTCTCTGGGAAGGTAAATTTGAGCATGAAATCGAAGCCGAATTTGCAGGTCAGCTAGCCCTTTGGCAATCACAACCCGAAACTGTGCAAATGCCTGAAGGCGAGAATTTACAGCAGGTATGGGATCGTGTTGAGGTAATTTGGCAAAAAATTGTGGAGTCAGTTCCCGCAGGAGAAACGGCTCTAGTTGTCGCCCATGATGCTGTGAACAAAGCAATTCTTTGTTTATTATTTGGCTTTACACCAGAGCAATTTTGGATCTTTAAACAAGGTAATGGCGGCGTGAGTGTCATTGACTATCCTCAAGGCGCACAGGGTAAACCCGTTTTACAGTCTTGCAATATCACCACCCATCTTTCTGAAGGTATTCTCGATCGCACTGCCGCAGGAGCTTTGTAA